gCAACGTCAATTAAGGTGCCCAGTGGGTTATACACTTGGTAGTTCTGTAACAGGTTTGAGGTAAAATTTATGGtggattttgaaatttaacttCCCGCTggcttttttaaattttgtgctataaattttcattgaaaCAGGTTTTGTggcggtttattaaaaatatccatcacaaaatttaaatttttccagaaattttgaatttttcgcAAAAGAATATTTCAGTTTGAGGTAGATTTAGTAATGGAATTTTAATATACGCATCtcaaagtttttaaatttttattcttctgccaaaatcaatttcattttctaacgGGTTTAGAGACGAGATGTTCAATTTTCCGtcccaaaatttgatttttttaataaaatattatgttaaataataaacttataaatttgattttgtgacGGATATAGAAATTTGGGTGCGGACTAACCAGTTGTCACAAATTTGTAATGAATTTAGTAATCACTTTTGGAACGGACAACTACTCTTGCTACATAgccatttcaattttattttggtcgATCCAAAACCTGTGGTAAAATTGTGGGAGGTTTTATTTCGAAACATATTTTGAAACAACATCCTACTTTGGATGGGTTTGTAACAGTTTATCCGCCCCAAAactatttaactttttataaatgatgTGATGTCATCATCCGCACAAATCCATTCCAAAACCATTAGAAAATCCGTTACAATTTGTGACGGACTGTTACCATCACAAAACATTGGTTCTAAATCCTGAGTTTCTCAGTAGTACATTTTTTATGCTAATTTTGGGAACACATATAAAATCTTTCTTAAACACATCCAATTGTCTACGCAACACATATTGCAATATAATCAAGTCTTAGTAAACAAAATAACATAGAAGAAAACAGGCTTGTACAAGTACAGTTCACATACCGCCACTTATAGCACAACATACACCCAAAGACAAACCTGGGTAATAGACCTTATTCGAAAGAGGAGAGAAATCTTAGCATTGCATGTACTCAGGGATAAACCTCGATGATAGACCTTAATCCCAAGAGGGGAGAGATCTTATAGTTACTGAAACCAGCATCAAAAAAGAGTTTTGCCCATTCTTTTTGGCTTCTTTCTCTTCCATCAGCTATAGTCATCACTAAAGTGTCGAAGAAGAGTTGAGTTTCCACTGATTTATGGTCGGAATTTTGGTCATCGACTACCATCTCAATGATCACCACCTTTCCTCTTTTCTCATTACTCTTTATTGCTTCTTTGCATCTCTTCAGGATCTCTACACATTCCTCGTCGTTCCAATCATGCAATAACCACTATATATGAACATATATGAATGTTTTAGTGAACATATAATGATCTTCTTCTAAGTCATATAGAAGAGCAAGTTATAGATCTTTTGTGAAACCCTACCACTTTCCTTTCGCATAGCGACATAAGTTagtaacaatatttatttgggTAATGGATAagcacacacatatatatgatattcaCAATTGATTTGTAAAAGTAAATGCAgattttccctcttttttcGACCTAACTTACGCATTTTGAAGCATACGTACATACCTTGAGTAGAACTGCATCTGCTGGAGGAATGTACTCAAACATATCTCCCTCAACGTACTTCAAGTTCCGTGTCCCCTCTAATCCCGCAATGACAGGTGCAAGATCAAGCACTGTACAATGAATTTGTGGGAACACCTCGGCTATGGCCTTGGCCACAGTTCCAGTGCCTCCGCCCACGTCCACAAGAGAACCCAAACCCTCAAACACTTGCCTACAATCTCTGGTAATCACGTCGGCCACAATTGTGGCATCATTTTCCATTCCTCGATCAAACAAATGCCCAAAGCTTGGATTCTGCTCTTTCAGCTCCCAAAGTGACATTCCATGAGTGGTATGAAATGATGTGCGGTCCTCGGTATTTCGGAACCATCCACTCAAATGCTGCCATGGCTCACATAGGACCGAACCAAGTTGGGAAAGTACGAACGCTTTCATGCTCATGGGGTGGTCTTCCATCAAAAGACGTGAAGCAGGCGTAAGCCAATAACCCTGCTCATCGGATGAATCGACTTTTTCCAATACGAAAAAGCCCGAGTGCACGACGGTCCGCATGAGACGGCGCACGTGGTCGGCTTTGGCTCTATCAACGCCAGGTAGAGCTTCCATCAGTTGAGTGAGAGTCATGGGGCGGCCATGCTTGTGGATGATCTCGGGGATGCCGAGCTCAGTTACGCATTTTAGTGACATAGAGTTTATGTAACTGAACACCTGGTTCCAAATATGAGCTCCAGCTTCAAGTAGCTCAGAGGATGGCTCTTGCTTAATCGTTCCCATATCTCTCTTCAATCAATCTATCAATATTGATTAAGTGTGGAAAGCTGAGTCTAAATCGTACTTTGGAACAAGTGGTGGGAGATGGATGATTTATATAGGGAATCCGGAATCGCACAGTATTTTAATTCAGCTGAGTCTAAATGGTACAAGTGGTGGGCTAATTCTAGGGAATCACAAATCGTGGTCAGtgttttgcaaaattatgGAATCTTTTATGGGGGAAAGTTGATGAGTAGCTAACGGCCGTGTGAATTTACAACTCATCATGACTAGCTAATCAtccatattatataaaaataaataaataaattcattacttacatcattatatcaatttttaaaattaccaaaaatgctcgtatttattttcaaccacCCCTATTCAAAtacttcttttcattttatgatCTATATTATCTATCTATGCTAATATGGAAATTTTACTCCCACCAATTCTTTTTGGTGTCGACGATAtgtttaaattagttttattttatttatttttttaaatttaatatgttgattagatattttatttttatttataatatattttaaaatataaataattatttattatatacacacaaataaTAGGACGtgccaaataactaatataaataaatgggtACATGTTTTTTAATTCGGCCCGCGACTGCACGTTTGAATAAAGAATTCAAGTTATGTCTTCGATGTCCTTCGGGTAATGTTAAGAggactttttaaaaaattcattgcaGAAATACACATCAAGCTAACCTGTAAAGATGCTTAGCTccgataaattaatacactAATTAAGCTCATTGTACCTCTATAACAACGCCCAATTAAGTGTATCGcgggtaaaatatttttttaatttcataaaataaaaatataatattttttagtattacaATTAAAAGTACCGTCATTCAAGcgttaaataatatgattttccCCACCATGGATGACGGCAAAAGGTGAACGATCGCCACGAATTCATTAGTGAGTGGCGGCCAGCTCCATTCCCCATTCGCAATGACCGAGTGTAGGTGTGTAGTCGGGGGATGTTCATAATGGTCGGGCCAGTAGGAAAGTGATGAATCAATGGCCCCAATTGATGCCAAAGGTCCTGCCAAAGGGAAAATAAATCCCCATTACCAACTCGAAAGTCAATATAAGGTAATAGCCATGTTCGGAGAGCAAGAATCTGTCGTCACCCCCACAGCCCCTTCCTATTACTGACTGTCCAAATAGTGTTAGCTCCAAGCCGAGTATGGAATAACCAATCAACCCAGATGGAGTCCTGTTGTCGCACAATAATCTTCCATAATGCTTGCACATGAGAACTCAATTTAGGGCTAAAATATCCATAAGGCCGATGCCCCCCTCCTCCACTGGCCTACAAATAAGTGTTCAAGAAACCTTCGGATAGCCCGTTCCTGTGGTACCCTTCCAAAGAAAGGTATGCAAGCTTTTCTCAATCTCACGAATCACCATCTTTGGTAAGATAAATGCCGCTGTCCAATAGGTGTGAGACGACATCAGTACGGATTTGATAAGTTGCAGTCTATCGGCAAATGTTAACTGAATTCCTTCCCATCCTCAAATTcgattatcaattttttccaaGAGTGGAGTGCAGACCCTGATCTCGATACGTGAGAAAATAAGGGAGAGCCCGAGGTAACGAAGAGGTATCTCTCCCTCTTGGAATGATAGGAGGGAGAGTAACATGTCACGGAGTCCGTATGCCGCCTTGGAGATAATAATGTGGCTCTTCTGCATAACCCGGAAAGGTTGCAAACCTATCCAGCCCCTTTTTAAACAGCTCGATAGACGATTCATCGGCcctataaaaaagaataaggtCATTACCAAAGCAAAGTTGAAATAGGCCCATTgcctcacacttccaatgaaacGAGAACCCGCCGTCCTGATCAGTAAGTTGTTGTACAATCATCCATAGCACCTCCATAACAAGGACACATAAATAAAGGGACATAGGGTTCCCTTGGCCAACCCTCGCGCCCCATTGAAGTAGCTGTGTGTTGTGCCATTGAGACAGATTGAATAAGCAGGCGTGGTGACACACTCCTCTATCCAACGAATAAAGGTCCCCAAAAATCTAAACAGATGCAGCACAACCAGTAAGAAGTCCATTCTACTGTATCGTATGTCTTTTGTAAGTCCACCTTCAGTGCACATCTTTGTGGAAGTCGCTTTTGCTTATAGCCAGAAAAAAGCTCCTAAGCTAGCAGAATATTGTCGCTGATCGACCTGCCTGGCACAAAAGCATTCTGCGAGGGATTGATTAAATCATCCAAGACGACACGCAGACGTTGTACTATAATCTTTGTAATCACCTTATATAGCACATTGCAACAACAGATAAGGCGAAATTCAGCAATCGTGCTAGGATTGCGTACCTTAGAAATAAGTGCGAGTAACGTTGCATTCACTTGTTTGAGAAGTTTGCCGGTGTGAATGAACTCCATAACTGCACTGGTGATCTCATGCCCTACTACCGGCCAAGCCGTCTTAAAGAATCCAGAAGTATGGTCATTCGAGCCAAACGCTTTATCTTCTGCAATATCAAAAATCGCCATTTTGACCTCATGCGGTGTGATTGGCTGCATCAATGCATCCGACAACAGGCGTCGAGCCCACGAACGTAACTGCCGTAAGTCAAGAGCTCGGTTCCATCTAGCCCCTCCCAGAAGCCGCTGgtaaaaatcaacaaattcattcGTAACTGTTGTTTGGTCCGTCAATAATGTACCCCCCTTGTCTCGTAATTTGGAGGATACATTTGACAGATCTACGTGCTGCCACCTTTCGAAAGAAAATCCGAGAGCATTGATCACCACCTTTCAGCCAAGCCATCTTTGCACGTTGCTGTATTCAACCCACATCAATTACCCCCTTAAAGTATTAAAACCTTCCAAACCCCCCTAacctttactttttaaatttgaaaagtctATTTTACCCTCATAAAAAttgttttgtgaaaaaaaaaataaaaagatttttaaaatgctaaaatcaccattttttaattctagTTTCACTTTTTCATTGAGctacttttattttgtgatcCTAAAGTAATtgtactcattttattttaattttactttgtCAAAGTTAAGttgcaaataaatttatacatacatataatcacctcatttatataattatcatctatatattagttctatatattttttgttagttcGTTATCATtgtttaagtaaatatatatatatatatgtatatgcatgtataacttttttttagtttgGTTTTACAAGcaaatgaaactaaaataaaatgaagtccaactattttagaattatgaaattaaaaagtgtttgatgaacaagtgaaataaatatacaattaataaacCCAAAAGGGTTGATGAACTAATGAAAACATATAgagttaatatataaatataaatgatatataattatataaatgtagtaatattatgtatgtataatttttttttttaacttcatttgacaaataagtaaaattagtataaaatgagACACAAGTACTTTAggattacaaaataaaaagagctcGACGAACaagtaaaactataattagaaaaattatgattttggcattttaaaatctctttattttgtttttttgttcacaaaataatttttttaaaggtaaaatggacttttcaaactaaaaaagTAAAGATCATGAGGGTTTTGAAggttttaaaactttttttttttcgataagtggttttaaaattttatgggcGTAACTAACGTGGGGTCAATATTTTAGGGGTGGTAACtgtatttaatctttttatttataactaaattttacgaaaattaaaattaaaaataatttatgtattttatataaatcatattagaattaataaaataaataatttatttattaaaaagatattttaagttattaattatttattttaaacaaaactATCCCTTTTCACCCAACACACTGCTATTCCCACCCTAACCCCCGTTTtactaaaatatctttttaataaattaattattatatattattaattctaattagatttatataaaatatataattatgtttagtttttattttagtaaaacttagatataaataaaaatagaggataactaatcttataattttaataattaagaataatttatacgagtgtaataattttttaattttgaacatataatctattaactaattttatttatatattaattaaataatttaatattttaattattaaaaggtgaaattttatataaaaatttaataaaaaattaataatataatttaaatttaaattagaaattagaaataataaaaatatatatatggggtcATATTACTcatcttcataaatattactttgacaTCCCTTCTATCTTTTGATAAATACAGAAACACCACTAAGGGCATTTCtgttcttaaaaaattattttaaaggttCACCTAGTCAACagggatatttttttttattttaaaggcTGCAAGGGgtggtttctgtaattttttaaaaggtgtgggtagtttgtataaaaagacaATAGGTGAGgggttataaatataattatctctatttttaaagtaaattacatcaatactTCTTAAAGTTaaatctaattacacaaatattctatgctctttgtaaaattataagtatatttcttgaaattgtaGTTGTAACTATAAGTACACCCTCTATTCAATGATAATACTTTACTCAAATACTCACAATGTACATTGCACTAAACACCCTCTTAACTAATGtacctataattttataagtagaGAATAATTGCGTAATTAAACCTAACCTCCTATTATTTAGTGATTTTTGGCTTAACTTTGCATGTTATCCAAACCAAAAAGAATATACTTTGTAGCCACTCGAATACGTAAGGTTTTGGTGCAATGAATTTTGTCTTTGACATGAAAATTacgaaaatattttatggtgTTATTCTTAatgttgataaattttttgaagaaaatacaatttaaaaatccaagattaatatttctttcaaaactATGTCAATTCTATGTTTGATGGAATGATTCGAATTAGgggaataaatttgaaaaataatttcatatcaaatgaatttaaaatgtataatcatattaaaaaatatattagaaaatatataatttcaagaatttgaaatcctttgCAACGTCAATCAAAGTGCATAGTGGGTGGAGTTGGCCCAGAATTGACATGAACTAGTACGAAAATATCCGGTCTAGGACCGGCCCATTATTCATGGCCAGTCTTGGACCTAAGCCTTTAAGTGTCCCTAATAGAGTCCATTTTTTAATCCTGACTCAATCCATAGACTGGCCTGATTGAGGCCCAAACCAAACTCACATCAACCTTAGATATgcttgttttattatttttgttaatgatATTGAAGTTTTcttataaacaattattaacatttataattatcttatgaaatatttaataataaattaaggaatatgaaaaatgtatatatgaaaaaaataaaagttatgaatatatgataaacttaaataataatttgacgaacaaatttataataataaacttaaatgacaataaattcaaaaaggacttgaaataaattttgaaaaaaaaacaaagattattaatgaattaaagtactaaaaatttagaagtagtacaataaagataaaagtTTTCAAAGTTTCAAGGAATAAAACCACTATTAGAATAgtcaatttagaaaaataaaataaaaattatgtcatacattaaaaaaagaaaaaaagaaaagaaaaaaggccCAACAGGCACAGCTCAAGCCTTGTTCAGGAGCAGGTGGTCCTGGATTGGGTTGGGCTGATCTTAGGTATTGATTCTTAGGACCGGCTCAGGACTAATTCGATTGTTCGAAGCGGGGCCTTTGGACAGAACcagtccatttttttttaatcattcaATCTGGTCCTGGATTAGCTCAACCCAGTCCAGCCCATGCtctctaattttttgattatgtATTTGAAATTCTTAGTTTGGAATATATCTATTCAAATACAACAATAATCAAACTATAGAAAATCATTCATCAGGCAGCTCCAGAGTTACCATCAGGTTCAGCTTCCACAAACCATCTGTTAACTCTTTTTCGAGCAATTGCAAcctaaaaagacaaaagggATTCAAGAATCAAGTTATCATATtccttgaaaaaaaatttagaaactaaatcaaataattgtgCACCTGTTTATCCCAATCTGTCTTTTGGGTTATTATGAGCAAAATAATAGTTTGAATGAGTGTTCCAATCAATATTCCAATCCAAACACCCTGGGAAAGAAAGCTTTGTCAGGCTAGCTAATGCCAAATTCCATTGGATGAAAAGCaaattcttcaagaatcaaaGATGTTGATGAGTTTTAATCAAGTCGAACTCGAATAACTTGATAATTTTACAGATACTGATTGAGTTGCGGTTCAAATCAAACTTCAAATGTTGTCTGCAAAAAAAATGCTCTAATTCttagtttgttatttttcGTAAAAGCCGAGTTCAAATAGGCTTTTAACAGTCGATTGCGAATCAAATACTGAATAGTTCCCTCTACCACTGCACATGTAATATGAGAGACAATATGGTACCGATATCATCCAAGGTGGTTGTGTTGGAAACTTACCTCAACTTGTAATTTGACGACATAACCAAGCAAAACCCCAGTGGGAATTCCTATCAAGTAATAGGAAGCAAGGTTCACATATACCACAACACTCTGCCATCCAGCCCCAATAGCAACACCTGTTCATCAGATCAAAACTCCAAATCACAGTGTGCATTAGTTCAGTAAAACCACATTCCTTTCGGACACATTTTTAGGCATGTTgacaatcttttttattatttcgtGAGAAGCAACAAGAATACATTTGTCGGATCGATAACTAGTGGATATGGGCCTTACCGGAAAGAACTGGTTGAATGCTATTCAAAAGTATAGTGAACGCCAGAAGAGGCGACAAGTGACCGACTTCCGTAACCACATCATGATCATTCGTGAATACATGAGCCACACGTTCGCGAAAGAACAGGAAAAACACAAATAGCAAGAATCCTAAGGCAAAAGAAATCAGCACTATATTGCGAATTGAGAACTTTGCAGCTTCGGGATCCCCCTTCCCAAGCTCATTCGCAACACGAACGCTACAACAAAGAGTAGATGCAGCACGGATTATGGTctaagaagaagagaagaaaggaACTATGACAAGTGTACCTAGCTGCAGCCATGAAACCGAGTGCTATCATCATTTCCCAACCACTGATGTTAAGACTGCAATATATAGAGAAAGGATTATCAAGTGTTGCGTAACTGGAGGAGGAGGCGATTAAGGGGAGAATAGGAAAGAGTAGTACCAGATGGAAAGAGCACCAACTTCAACCTCGGCGTTTTTCAAGTTTCCTGTCAAAAGAATCAGTATTGCATTGTACCAGAGCTCGAGACTGTCAACAAAGAAACCATGTAAGTAATCATCGTTTATAACATGAGTATTGTTGATTGCAGAGTTCATGTGCAGTATGACTCACCACAGCATTGCACCAGAGGATATAGAAAGCTTGACGACTGGCCAAAGATCTTTGAAGGCTAATGTTGTGAAACCTTTCCATGTTTCTCGACATCCTCCAGAGACGATGAATATCAGTTGCCCCATGTTCGGAAGCCAGTATGCGAAGATTGCTGATATCATAGTGCCGGCTAGACCCAAATTGTACTTAACTGTTAGAAGCCATGAGAGGAAAATGTGGATACATAATGAAAACACTGCCAAATATGTAATGATCATGTTCTTGCTTTGTGCTTGTAAATACATTTGGCAGCTAAACGATACGATATAGGAGTATATGACAGGAATGAACCACAGAGCTATTTTCCCTGCCACTTGAGCGATATCTTCATCCTGTCCTAAAGCTTTCAAGACAGGGGCTGCAAAAATGTAAAGCGGCAATAGTAGAGTCGTGAACACAGTCAAAACAATCCACGATCTTTGGAGATATATCCCGAGCATGTGGTATTGTTTTGCTCCGTAGGCTTGCCCGCACAGTGTTTCCAATCCACTGGCCACTCCAAGCTGCACAGTCCAAGCAAAGATGTCAAACGAAAAGTTCATAATGTTTTACCTCATGAAAAGGTAACtccaattaatatttcaaaatggaCTTGCTACCCGACAATCAAATCATTTCAAAGATCGTTCGTCTAAAATTACATGCACTTGTTCTAGCACAACAGTGAGCACTACTAAGAGATGGAACCTACCAAACTTTACATTAGAACCAGCTATTAAGAATCCCTGCCTACTTGCATTCATTCGTCCCTTTTACTTTTCAGGACGTTTCACAAACAACGATTTTCAAATACTTAGATCTAGTGAAAAACAATCCTATAGAGtaattcttttcttgtctATCAGCGTACATACGTATATACTACATATGCAGCTACATACATCTAAAAAGAATACGAATAGAGATGTTTAGAGCATCAAGTAGTACCAGTAAACCATTGGCAAATCTTGTAAGGAGAGTGACC
The window above is part of the Sesamum indicum cultivar Zhongzhi No. 13 linkage group LG2, S_indicum_v1.0, whole genome shotgun sequence genome. Proteins encoded here:
- the LOC105155916 gene encoding probable O-methyltransferase 3, translated to MGTIKQEPSSELLEAGAHIWNQVFSYINSMSLKCVTELGIPEIIHKHGRPMTLTQLMEALPGVDRAKADHVRRLMRTVVHSGFFVLEKVDSSDEQGYWLTPASRLLMEDHPMSMKAFVLSQLGSVLCEPWQHLSGWFRNTEDRTSFHTTHGMSLWELKEQNPSFGHLFDRGMENDATIVADVITRDCRQVFEGLGSLVDVGGGTGTVAKAIAEVFPQIHCTVLDLAPVIAGLEGTRNLKYVEGDMFEYIPPADAVLLKWLLHDWNDEECVEILKRCKEAIKSNEKRGKVVIIEMVVDDQNSDHKSVETQLFFDTLVMTIADGRERSQKEWAKLFFDAGFSNYKISPLLGLRSIIEVYP
- the LOC105155768 gene encoding protein DETOXIFICATION 23-like, whose product is MSDMEGDGTEKLLRAAEDEIEEENFKSKIWVENKKMWVVAGPAIFTRFSAFGISVISQAFIGHIGSTELAAYALVVTLLTRFANGLLLGVASGLETLCGQAYGAKQYHMLGIYLQRSWIVLTVFTTLLLPLYIFAAPVLKALGQDEDIAQVAGKIALWFIPVIYSYIVSFSCQMYLQAQSKNMIITYLAVFSLCIHIFLSWLLTVKYNLGLAGTMISAIFAYWLPNMGQLIFIVSGGCRETWKGFTTLAFKDLWPVVKLSISSGAMLCLELWYNAILILLTGNLKNAEVEVGALSICLNISGWEMMIALGFMAAASVRVANELGKGDPEAAKFSIRNIVLISFALGFLLFVFFLFFRERVAHVFTNDHDVVTEVGHLSPLLAFTILLNSIQPVLSGVAIGAGWQSVVVYVNLASYYLIGIPTGVLLGYVVKLQVEGVWIGILIGTLIQTIILLIITQKTDWDKQVAIARKRVNRWFVEAEPDGNSGAA